One window from the genome of Spirosoma rhododendri encodes:
- a CDS encoding AMP-binding protein yields MRDFLDAWRSGQERFTLHTSGSTGTPKPIELTRAQMRASAHLTGQTLGLQPGDAALVCLNTNYIAGIMMLVRGLELGLPMTIVEPVSNPLALPEVAGKSFAFTALVPLQLQTILTETPEKKAVLDGMKAILVGGAATSPALEALIQPITAPVYATYGMTETVSHIALRRLNGPDVSDVFTALTGVDLGTDERGCLHITSAATNFERIQTNDVVDLIDPMHFRLLGRADSVINSGGVKVQPEAIERLIQSTLAGAGLAPRLFIAGLPDDRLGQRVVLVLENCSLTDAQWAASQQAVRDVLGPYSVPKSWHTVDAFSETATGKIDRQATVAQIR; encoded by the coding sequence ATGAGAGATTTTCTCGATGCCTGGCGGAGTGGGCAGGAACGGTTTACCCTGCACACGTCTGGCTCGACCGGTACCCCTAAGCCGATCGAGCTGACCCGCGCGCAGATGCGGGCAAGTGCCCACCTGACGGGGCAGACGCTGGGCCTGCAACCGGGCGATGCCGCGCTGGTGTGCCTCAATACCAACTACATCGCCGGGATCATGATGCTCGTACGCGGGCTGGAGTTGGGGCTGCCCATGACCATTGTCGAACCCGTCAGCAACCCGCTTGCATTGCCGGAGGTTGCGGGCAAATCGTTTGCGTTTACCGCGCTCGTGCCGCTACAGCTGCAAACCATTCTGACCGAAACACCGGAGAAAAAAGCGGTGCTGGACGGCATGAAGGCCATTCTGGTTGGCGGGGCCGCTACCAGTCCGGCACTAGAAGCCCTGATTCAGCCGATCACTGCGCCCGTCTACGCCACCTACGGCATGACCGAAACAGTGTCGCACATCGCCCTGCGCCGACTCAATGGCCCCGACGTGTCCGATGTGTTTACCGCACTGACGGGCGTCGACCTCGGCACCGACGAGCGGGGCTGTCTGCACATCACGTCGGCGGCTACCAACTTCGAGCGTATCCAGACCAACGACGTCGTCGACCTGATCGACCCGATGCACTTTCGGCTGCTGGGCCGAGCCGATAGTGTGATCAATAGCGGGGGCGTCAAGGTGCAGCCGGAAGCCATCGAGCGGCTGATTCAGTCGACGCTGGCCGGGGCCGGGCTAGCTCCGCGCCTGTTTATCGCTGGCCTACCCGACGACCGGCTGGGGCAGCGCGTGGTGCTGGTGCTGGAAAACTGTTCGCTCACCGACGCGCAGTGGGCCGCCAGTCAGCAGGCCGTACGCGATGTACTGGGACCCTATTCCGTACCGAAAAGCTGGCATACCGTCGACGCATTCAGCGAAACAGCAACCGGCAAAATCGACCGACAGGCAACAGTCGCCCAAATCCGCTAA
- a CDS encoding IPT/TIG domain-containing protein yields the protein MNPNLHRLPALLLLFVSMAAFFVACKDPEPPTPTPGSTAVTITSIDPTSAPVGSTIAITGTNFNTNPGSNTITIGGVPATIVSASSTQLIVTVPASATTGAVSVSTGGQTAQSSSTLTITPQPVKPTATLQGTIFSNRTLSRDTVYLLRGLVYIPQTYTLTIPAGTVIRGAAADADPSGANMPGSLVIERGGFINARGTATQPIIFTSAKAAGQRNYGDWGGVVLIGRSPVNRPGTTANPRSIRGTVETYGEPAGSSGVMQYVRIEYSGAPMGGNTGVRLPGLSFYGVGAGTTVDHIQVSYGAGDAYAWFGGTVNAKNLMAYRTTDDDWTVDWGYTGNVQFGASLRDPNVFDASGSNGLEVENYETAATDVTPVVAINGQTQNVPVFANMSSFAFGTTPTASNARAGYQSGAYLRRNSAVAVYNSVFYGYPEGLRVESITGPSSLTSGIIDLRGLVLANTPLPVVGGGVVTTDQVAQYYITPGRNNQVIQSGSLSALLLNANNFTLTSPSFLPQSGSPLLSDAVSGNRLNSFFTSVTYRGAFGTDNWAANWTNYSPRRWTTIGRILGL from the coding sequence ATGAACCCCAATCTTCACCGATTACCCGCCCTGCTGCTGCTGTTTGTCAGTATGGCAGCCTTTTTCGTCGCCTGTAAAGACCCGGAGCCCCCAACACCCACCCCCGGCTCAACGGCGGTAACGATTACCAGCATCGACCCCACGTCGGCCCCTGTCGGTAGCACCATCGCGATCACCGGTACGAACTTCAACACCAACCCCGGCAGCAACACGATCACGATCGGGGGTGTGCCGGCCACTATCGTATCGGCCTCATCGACGCAGCTTATCGTTACGGTACCCGCCAGTGCCACAACTGGCGCAGTTAGTGTCTCTACCGGGGGGCAGACAGCCCAGAGTTCGTCAACGCTGACCATAACTCCGCAGCCGGTTAAGCCCACAGCGACCCTTCAGGGAACAATCTTCAGCAACCGGACCCTCAGCCGCGACACGGTGTATCTGCTCCGGGGCCTCGTGTACATACCGCAGACCTACACGCTGACCATTCCGGCGGGAACGGTTATTCGCGGGGCAGCCGCCGACGCCGACCCGTCGGGAGCCAACATGCCCGGCTCACTGGTAATCGAGCGGGGAGGCTTCATCAATGCCAGAGGTACCGCAACCCAGCCCATCATCTTTACGTCGGCTAAAGCAGCCGGGCAGCGTAACTACGGCGACTGGGGCGGGGTGGTGCTGATCGGCCGGTCGCCGGTAAACCGACCCGGCACCACGGCCAACCCACGCAGCATTCGCGGCACGGTCGAAACGTACGGCGAACCGGCTGGTAGCTCAGGTGTCATGCAGTATGTGCGTATCGAGTACAGCGGTGCGCCGATGGGTGGAAACACTGGAGTACGGTTGCCAGGCCTGTCGTTCTACGGCGTCGGGGCGGGAACGACCGTCGATCACATCCAGGTATCCTACGGTGCCGGTGATGCCTACGCCTGGTTTGGCGGTACGGTAAACGCGAAAAACCTGATGGCTTACCGCACTACCGACGACGACTGGACCGTTGACTGGGGCTATACCGGCAACGTACAGTTCGGTGCCTCCCTGCGCGACCCCAACGTGTTCGACGCGTCGGGGTCCAACGGGCTGGAAGTCGAAAACTACGAAACAGCGGCCACCGACGTTACGCCGGTAGTGGCCATCAACGGGCAAACGCAGAACGTACCCGTATTCGCCAACATGAGCAGCTTCGCCTTTGGCACAACGCCAACAGCGAGCAACGCCCGCGCTGGTTATCAGTCGGGGGCTTACCTCCGCCGGAACAGCGCCGTAGCCGTGTACAACTCTGTTTTCTACGGTTATCCGGAAGGCTTGCGGGTGGAATCGATCACGGGGCCCAGCAGCCTGACGAGCGGCATTATTGACCTGCGCGGGCTGGTACTGGCCAATACGCCGTTGCCCGTTGTGGGGGGTGGCGTGGTCACGACCGATCAGGTAGCGCAGTACTACATCACTCCCGGGCGTAACAACCAGGTGATCCAGTCGGGCAGTCTATCGGCGCTGCTGCTTAACGCCAACAACTTCACGCTGACCTCGCCCAGCTTCCTGCCGCAGTCGGGTTCACCCCTGCTGAGCGATGCCGTCAGCGGTAACCGCCTGAACAGTTTCTTTACCTCAGTAACCTACAGGGGCGCGTTCGGCACCGACAACTGGGCCGCCAACTGGACGAACTACAGCCCCAGACGGTGGACTACGATCGGTAGGATTTTGGGTTTGTAG
- a CDS encoding QcrA and Rieske domain-containing protein translates to METPSTPPTTPRLSRQSFFQLLGAGFTTLLFSGNTSGCSGTEAAPDPQPDVLTLNLSDKANQALSIKGGYVFTNNIIVARTNADQYVAAGGRCSHDNTILVFRPADNQFYCPLDLSRYNLSGKVISGPATVPLKTYDVSSPSAGVLVVR, encoded by the coding sequence ATGGAAACCCCCTCTACCCCGCCTACCACCCCGCGCCTGTCGCGCCAGTCGTTTTTTCAGCTACTGGGCGCAGGCTTTACTACGCTGCTTTTCTCGGGCAACACATCGGGCTGTTCCGGTACAGAAGCGGCTCCCGACCCGCAACCCGACGTGCTGACGCTGAACCTCAGCGACAAAGCCAATCAGGCGCTCAGTATCAAGGGTGGCTATGTCTTCACAAACAACATCATAGTGGCCCGTACCAACGCCGATCAGTACGTCGCTGCTGGTGGTCGCTGCTCGCACGACAACACGATTCTGGTATTTCGCCCCGCCGACAACCAGTTCTACTGCCCGCTCGACCTGTCGCGCTACAACCTCAGCGGCAAGGTCATTAGCGGCCCGGCCACCGTTCCCCTGAAAACCTACGACGTCTCCAGCCCCAGCGCGGGTGTTCTGGTGGTTAGATAG
- a CDS encoding glycosyltransferase family 4 protein, which translates to MKTILISAYACIPGQGSEEGTGWTYASTLSQQGYRVHCLTKKDGQAIIDPILADGQFPNLTVHYVHVPDWVNTFCNKGLTGMYFHYIYWQWTAAQLAKTLDQTEPIDLIHHVSYGSIQLGSFMYRLGKPFVFGPVGGGQRAPKSMKRYFGEFWNREWMRDVVGKVLEYVNPAYFRTVRKADQLIVTNLDTLQLARTLRPTAPVERIWDASLSAAFLPAEPIQHIPGATLKLLWVGRLLPRKALELTIQALGQVDPSVPVTLTIVGGKGEMVDQVPGYLDRYNVRDKVDWVGHVTFQQVKDYYEQSDVFFFTSLRDSCPHQLLEAMGYSLPVVTLNLHGQAELVDDSTGIRVPVDTEAQVVADLARAIEWMYHHPAERLAMGQAGYAFAKTQLWDTKIRLFTERIYPSVLTESPALLASS; encoded by the coding sequence ATGAAAACAATATTGATTTCGGCTTATGCCTGCATCCCCGGTCAAGGTTCCGAAGAAGGAACCGGCTGGACTTATGCATCGACGTTGAGTCAACAGGGCTACCGGGTTCACTGCCTGACCAAAAAAGACGGGCAGGCCATCATCGACCCAATTCTGGCGGATGGGCAGTTTCCCAACCTGACCGTCCACTACGTGCACGTGCCCGATTGGGTCAACACGTTTTGCAACAAGGGACTCACGGGGATGTATTTTCATTACATCTACTGGCAGTGGACGGCTGCGCAGCTGGCGAAAACGCTGGATCAGACGGAGCCTATCGACCTGATTCATCACGTGTCGTACGGCAGCATTCAGCTGGGTAGTTTCATGTACCGGCTCGGCAAGCCCTTCGTGTTTGGCCCCGTAGGTGGTGGGCAGCGGGCTCCTAAGTCCATGAAGCGGTATTTCGGCGAGTTCTGGAACCGCGAATGGATGCGCGACGTGGTCGGCAAAGTACTGGAATACGTCAACCCCGCTTACTTCCGCACGGTTCGGAAAGCCGATCAGCTGATTGTAACCAACCTCGACACGCTCCAGCTGGCCCGTACCCTGCGGCCTACGGCACCCGTCGAGCGCATCTGGGACGCCAGCCTGAGTGCGGCTTTCTTACCCGCCGAACCCATTCAGCACATACCCGGCGCTACGCTCAAGCTGCTTTGGGTAGGGCGTTTGCTGCCCCGCAAAGCACTCGAACTGACCATTCAGGCGCTGGGCCAAGTCGATCCGTCGGTACCCGTTACGCTGACGATTGTGGGTGGTAAGGGCGAGATGGTCGATCAGGTACCGGGCTACCTCGACCGCTACAACGTTCGCGATAAAGTCGACTGGGTTGGGCACGTCACGTTTCAGCAGGTGAAGGATTACTACGAACAGTCGGACGTGTTCTTCTTTACCAGCCTGCGCGACTCCTGCCCGCATCAGCTGCTGGAAGCCATGGGGTATTCGCTGCCGGTGGTGACGCTCAATCTGCACGGGCAGGCCGAACTCGTCGACGACTCGACCGGCATCCGGGTACCGGTCGATACCGAAGCGCAGGTCGTGGCCGATCTGGCCAGGGCAATCGAGTGGATGTATCATCACCCGGCCGAGCGGCTCGCGATGGGTCAGGCGGGCTACGCGTTTGCCAAAACCCAGCTTTGGGATACCAAGATTCGTTTGTTTACCGAACGTATCTACCCCTCCGTTCTGACCGAGTCACCGGCCCTGCTCGCCAGTTCCTGA
- a CDS encoding DUF2452 domain-containing protein: protein MEEAKVIVNPISPEKVAASPGLLEYAHTAGGAVIRPEDKGKITGRAVAAMREQTDMQLSQLYKQMQLLAEQATAIRHRVEISERIYAAQMSFEPVVGHTYHFYQRKNGTDLLSMVGPTEWGRKFPFERCLATVRMMADHTWDVQYHDVSYTE from the coding sequence ATGGAAGAAGCCAAAGTTATTGTCAATCCAATATCGCCGGAAAAAGTAGCCGCATCGCCGGGGTTGCTCGAATACGCGCACACGGCGGGTGGGGCAGTAATCCGGCCCGAAGACAAAGGTAAGATAACGGGTCGGGCCGTAGCCGCCATGCGCGAGCAGACCGATATGCAGCTCAGCCAATTGTACAAGCAGATGCAGCTACTGGCCGAGCAGGCAACGGCGATCCGGCACCGGGTCGAAATTTCGGAGCGCATCTACGCGGCCCAGATGAGTTTTGAGCCAGTCGTAGGGCACACCTATCACTTTTACCAGCGCAAAAACGGTACCGATCTGCTATCGATGGTCGGCCCAACGGAGTGGGGGCGGAAATTCCCCTTCGAACGTTGCCTGGCGACCGTCCGGATGATGGCCGACCACACCTGGGATGTGCAGTATCACGATGTTTCATATACCGAATGA
- the menB gene encoding 1,4-dihydroxy-2-naphthoyl-CoA synthase — protein MTSNYPWETIKEYQEILFTYYDGIAKISINRPHKRNAFTPQTVKEMSEAMELARQDERVGVVILTGEGGEAFCSGGDQSIRGHGGYVGEDKVPRLNVLDLQMQIRRIPKPVVAMVAGYAIGGGHVLHVVCDLSIAADNARFGQTGPKVGSFDGGFGASYLARVVGQKKAREIWFLCDQYDAQEALDMGLVNKVVPLDKLEETTIAWCRKMLEKSPIALRMLKASFNAELDGQAGIQQLAGDATLLYYLSEEAKEGKDAFLEKRKPDFSKFPKFP, from the coding sequence ATGACAAGCAATTACCCCTGGGAGACGATTAAGGAATATCAGGAAATCCTGTTTACCTATTACGACGGGATCGCCAAGATCAGCATCAACCGGCCACACAAGCGCAACGCATTTACCCCGCAGACGGTGAAGGAAATGTCGGAAGCGATGGAGTTGGCCCGGCAGGACGAACGCGTCGGCGTTGTTATTCTGACGGGTGAAGGGGGCGAAGCGTTCTGCTCCGGTGGCGATCAGTCCATCCGTGGGCACGGTGGTTACGTGGGTGAGGACAAAGTGCCGCGCCTGAACGTACTCGACCTGCAAATGCAGATTCGCCGGATTCCCAAGCCTGTTGTAGCGATGGTAGCCGGTTACGCGATTGGTGGGGGGCATGTACTGCACGTTGTCTGTGACCTGAGCATTGCCGCTGATAACGCCCGCTTCGGGCAGACGGGGCCAAAGGTTGGTTCGTTCGATGGCGGCTTCGGTGCTTCGTACCTGGCGCGGGTCGTGGGGCAGAAAAAAGCCCGCGAAATCTGGTTCCTATGCGATCAGTACGACGCTCAGGAAGCCCTCGATATGGGACTGGTCAACAAAGTGGTGCCGCTCGACAAGCTGGAAGAAACGACGATCGCGTGGTGCCGGAAGATGCTCGAAAAGAGTCCGATCGCGCTGCGTATGCTCAAAGCATCGTTCAACGCCGAACTCGACGGGCAGGCCGGTATTCAGCAGCTGGCCGGTGATGCTACCCTGTTGTACTACCTCTCGGAAGAAGCCAAGGAAGGAAAAGACGCTTTCCTCGAAAAGCGCAAGCCCGACTTCAGCAAGTTCCCCAAGTTTCCGTAA
- a CDS encoding glycosyltransferase family 4 protein, producing the protein MKNILISAYACIPDRGSEEGNGWNYSSIISQHGYKVWCITRNIGQKQIEAKLASSPNPNLTFVYVTVPRWIDNAYHKGLFGLYFHYIYWQWAAAKVALALHKEQAFDLVHHVSYTSLQMGSFLYRLNCPFIYGPVGGGQEAPVSFRHYFKQYWLKEQLRSAVSKLMLRFNPGCYESVRRANYVLSWNEDTSRMIHKLGRRQAVDKVFGGIDKNFIPTTPTHRPTHRVLELIWVGRLMPRKGLELTLHGLSKVDPACMVHFTIIGDGEMGQYVDEYIRQYGLEKRVTWVGKVPYTDLKAHYANADVFYFTSLRDTGPGQLMEAMGYTLPVVTLNLHGQAELVDDSTGIRVPVTDPDSVAEQLGKAIEWMYYNEEKRLEMGLNAFRFAREQCWEKKIARLLRTYYAPLLNPEPVNEATAARY; encoded by the coding sequence ATGAAAAATATCCTGATCTCAGCCTACGCCTGCATCCCCGACCGGGGATCCGAAGAAGGCAACGGCTGGAACTACTCGTCAATCATCAGCCAGCATGGCTATAAGGTATGGTGTATCACGCGGAATATCGGGCAAAAACAGATCGAAGCGAAACTGGCCAGTTCGCCAAACCCTAACCTGACGTTTGTGTACGTAACCGTTCCGCGCTGGATCGACAATGCTTACCACAAGGGGTTGTTTGGGCTGTATTTCCACTACATCTACTGGCAGTGGGCGGCCGCGAAAGTTGCCCTGGCCCTGCACAAAGAGCAAGCCTTCGACCTGGTTCATCACGTGAGCTACACGAGCCTGCAAATGGGCAGTTTTCTGTATCGGCTCAACTGCCCGTTCATCTACGGGCCCGTTGGTGGCGGGCAGGAAGCTCCCGTCTCGTTCCGGCACTATTTCAAACAGTACTGGCTGAAAGAGCAACTTCGCTCGGCCGTCAGCAAGCTGATGCTGCGCTTCAATCCGGGCTGTTACGAGTCGGTACGCCGGGCCAACTACGTGCTGTCTTGGAACGAAGATACCAGCCGGATGATCCATAAACTCGGTCGTCGGCAGGCTGTCGACAAAGTGTTCGGCGGGATCGATAAAAATTTTATTCCGACCACGCCGACCCACCGGCCGACGCACCGGGTGCTGGAACTGATCTGGGTAGGTCGGCTGATGCCCCGTAAAGGGCTTGAACTGACGCTGCACGGCCTTAGCAAAGTCGATCCGGCCTGCATGGTACACTTCACCATCATCGGCGACGGAGAGATGGGGCAGTACGTGGACGAGTATATCAGGCAGTACGGGCTGGAGAAGCGCGTAACCTGGGTCGGCAAGGTGCCTTACACCGATCTGAAAGCCCACTACGCCAACGCCGACGTGTTCTACTTTACCAGCCTGCGCGATACCGGGCCGGGGCAACTGATGGAAGCGATGGGCTACACCCTACCAGTGGTAACACTAAACCTGCACGGGCAGGCCGAGCTCGTCGACGACTCAACGGGCATTCGGGTGCCAGTTACCGACCCCGATTCGGTAGCCGAGCAGCTGGGCAAAGCCATCGAATGGATGTATTACAACGAAGAAAAGCGACTGGAGATGGGCCTCAACGCCTTTCGTTTTGCGCGCGAACAGTGCTGGGAGAAAAAAATCGCCCGCCTGCTACGCACGTACTACGCCCCCCTGCTCAACCCAGAACCTGTTAACGAAGCCACTGCGGCCCGTTATTAA
- a CDS encoding glycosyltransferase family 2 protein — MISVVIPVHNRLDYTRQCLNCLMAQTYRDFRIIVVDDGSTDGTDLMIETEFPEVVLIKGDGNLWWTEATNVGIRYAMKQTDGDGPHFVLTLNDDTIVQPDYLQSMLNAWQAHKPCLIGSVSVDSENPERLEYAGSAFELYTAGGRHLAEDYQYSYANLISKADHVESQSLPGRGTLIPMEVFAKVGLFNAEKYAHYMADIEFSIRARKAGYRLIVDAKSIVYEIVRATGIQVEKGLTFKQFINSFTSIKSPTNLTVRYNFAIEHSRTKHLYFCFDIGRICAGFLLRKIRMSRVG, encoded by the coding sequence ATGATTAGTGTCGTAATTCCCGTCCACAACCGTCTCGACTACACCCGGCAGTGTCTCAACTGCCTGATGGCGCAGACGTACCGCGACTTCCGAATCATCGTCGTTGATGACGGCTCGACAGACGGTACCGATCTCATGATCGAAACAGAATTCCCCGAGGTTGTGCTCATCAAAGGCGATGGCAACCTGTGGTGGACCGAAGCTACGAACGTCGGTATCCGCTACGCCATGAAGCAGACCGACGGCGACGGCCCGCACTTTGTACTGACGCTGAACGACGACACCATCGTACAGCCGGACTACCTGCAATCGATGCTCAACGCCTGGCAGGCCCACAAGCCCTGCCTGATCGGGTCGGTCAGTGTCGACAGCGAGAATCCTGAACGGCTCGAATACGCCGGGTCGGCTTTTGAGCTGTACACCGCCGGGGGGCGTCACCTCGCGGAAGATTATCAGTACAGCTACGCAAACCTGATCAGCAAGGCCGACCACGTTGAGTCGCAGTCGCTACCAGGCCGGGGTACGCTGATTCCGATGGAGGTGTTCGCTAAAGTCGGGCTGTTTAACGCCGAGAAGTACGCCCACTACATGGCCGACATCGAGTTTTCGATCCGGGCCCGGAAAGCGGGGTACCGACTCATTGTCGACGCCAAAAGCATCGTCTACGAAATTGTCCGGGCAACGGGCATTCAGGTCGAGAAAGGACTGACGTTCAAGCAGTTCATTAACAGCTTTACCTCGATCAAGTCGCCCACTAACCTGACCGTCCGGTACAACTTCGCGATTGAACACTCGCGCACCAAGCACCTGTATTTCTGCTTCGACATTGGCCGGATCTGCGCTGGTTTTCTGCTGCGCAAAATTCGGATGAGCCGGGTCGGTTAG
- a CDS encoding YqjF family protein, with translation MAFTFLSAEWRNLIFANYPIDRAVLQPLVPHGTELDDYNGVCFGSLVGFNFEKVRMLSEVPVPFHTEFEEFNLRFYVRRKTDKGWQRGVVFVKEIVPKPAIVWVARTLYGEPYEARPMRHTWQTHDDRQHIRYEWQVGSDWNYIDVDASLTGSEATPGTEPWFITENYWGYTTRSNKHTSEFEVVHDRWQIYPVSRFDVRCDVTTLYGPQFAPFFTGPPSSVFLADGAPVTIRSGQDIKG, from the coding sequence ATGGCGTTTACATTTCTCTCCGCTGAGTGGCGCAACCTGATTTTCGCCAACTACCCCATAGACCGCGCTGTGTTGCAGCCGCTGGTGCCGCACGGTACCGAACTCGATGACTACAACGGCGTTTGCTTCGGCAGCCTGGTTGGGTTCAACTTCGAGAAGGTCAGGATGCTGAGCGAAGTGCCGGTGCCCTTCCACACTGAATTTGAAGAATTCAACCTGCGGTTCTACGTCCGGCGGAAGACCGACAAAGGCTGGCAGCGGGGCGTCGTGTTCGTGAAAGAGATCGTGCCGAAACCGGCTATCGTGTGGGTTGCCCGAACGCTTTACGGCGAACCATACGAAGCCCGCCCGATGCGCCACACCTGGCAAACGCACGACGATCGCCAGCATATCCGCTACGAGTGGCAGGTCGGCAGCGACTGGAATTATATCGACGTCGACGCCAGTCTGACGGGGAGCGAAGCAACGCCCGGTACCGAACCCTGGTTTATCACCGAAAACTACTGGGGCTACACCACGCGGAGCAACAAACACACCTCGGAGTTTGAAGTCGTGCACGACCGCTGGCAGATTTACCCCGTCAGCCGCTTCGACGTCCGCTGTGACGTCACCACCCTTTACGGGCCGCAATTCGCCCCCTTCTTCACCGGACCTCCCAGCAGCGTGTTCCTCGCCGACGGTGCCCCCGTCACGATCCGCTCGGGGCAGGATATTAAGGGGTGA
- a CDS encoding glycosyltransferase family 4 protein codes for MYIAIAAPIATNDLLVGLDPATLRTFPKGRAEAPLVSHLIQELLRQGHRVLAITTDRMLDDDEPPFVYEQGNLTYVVAPSRQRIFRLNGKRLGRTADFFRVERKHILNILRQYKPDVVHGHWTYEFAMAAMAYDPNSLITIHDNARLILKYIPTLERLFMLGMARYVFHKGRRFTAVSPYTARSVQPWTSARIQVVPNPVVMPVLDEVIKPNHPVITMAANGWAKHKNLEIALLAFKQVQQRHPDAVLWAYGTAFEPGKQADDFCRKHAIPNVRLFGLTPHQTMLQGIAQSNLVLHTSVEESFGMVPAEAMACGIPVVAGQLSAVPWVVGEGGLLVDVTDPTAIAAAVDRLLTDPALAQSLGQKARASIASRFDLKKVTDQYLALYEQSLSTRAVPEAV; via the coding sequence ATGTATATTGCTATCGCTGCGCCTATCGCTACCAACGACTTACTGGTTGGTCTCGACCCGGCAACTTTACGCACGTTTCCCAAGGGGCGGGCCGAAGCCCCCCTGGTTAGCCACCTCATTCAGGAATTACTCCGGCAGGGCCACCGCGTACTGGCCATTACCACCGACCGGATGCTGGACGACGACGAGCCACCGTTTGTGTACGAGCAGGGTAACCTGACGTACGTGGTGGCCCCCAGCCGCCAGCGTATCTTCCGCCTGAACGGCAAACGCCTGGGCCGCACGGCCGACTTTTTCCGGGTCGAGCGGAAGCACATCCTGAATATTCTCCGGCAGTACAAGCCGGATGTCGTTCATGGGCACTGGACCTACGAATTCGCGATGGCGGCCATGGCCTACGACCCCAACTCGCTGATTACCATCCACGACAATGCCCGGCTGATTCTGAAGTACATCCCCACGCTGGAACGGCTGTTTATGCTGGGTATGGCCCGGTACGTGTTTCACAAGGGACGCCGGTTTACGGCGGTTTCGCCCTACACGGCCCGGTCGGTTCAGCCCTGGACGTCCGCGCGCATACAGGTCGTTCCCAACCCGGTCGTGATGCCCGTGCTCGACGAAGTCATCAAACCAAATCACCCGGTTATTACGATGGCTGCGAATGGCTGGGCCAAGCACAAGAATCTGGAAATAGCGCTGCTGGCGTTTAAACAGGTTCAGCAGCGACACCCCGACGCGGTGCTGTGGGCCTACGGTACGGCGTTTGAACCGGGTAAGCAGGCAGACGATTTCTGCCGGAAGCACGCGATTCCGAATGTTCGCCTGTTTGGCCTGACGCCCCACCAGACCATGCTACAGGGCATTGCCCAGAGTAATCTGGTCTTGCACACGTCGGTGGAAGAATCGTTTGGTATGGTGCCCGCCGAGGCTATGGCCTGTGGCATACCGGTAGTAGCCGGTCAGCTCAGTGCCGTGCCGTGGGTCGTTGGTGAGGGCGGTCTGCTGGTCGACGTGACGGACCCCACCGCCATCGCTGCCGCCGTCGACCGGTTGCTGACCGATCCCGCACTGGCGCAGTCGCTGGGGCAAAAGGCCCGTGCCAGCATTGCCAGCCGGTTCGATCTGAAGAAGGTCACAGACCAGTATCTGGCGTTGTACGAGCAGTCGTTGTCGACAAGAGCCGTTCCCGAGGCTGTTTAG